One Elusimicrobiota bacterium genomic region harbors:
- the dprA gene encoding DNA-processing protein DprA yields MPTELESWLILNQISVIGPVKFKKLLDYFGNIEKVLLSSVSDLLQVEDINEKTANVIVAERKKIDVRKEIEEAAFNNVNIITSGMDEYPQVLKTIYDYPPVLYVKGQVKECDVVSVAVVGTRKITTYGKSVCEYLARELVNAGITVISGLARGIDTVAHTIAVEEKGRTIAVLGNGLSNCYPPENRKLEDRIAENGAVISEFSMHTKPDRQNFPRRNRLISGLSLGVIVVEADEKSGALITAKYAIEQGREVFAVPGSIFSKYSKGTHQLIKQGAKLVETIDDIISEINILKNFVERTNKNLKLVKQNKNLSEDAKLVFESISFEPVYIDLIAENTKIPFEKLSSVLLELIIGGFISELPGKMYIRKKYDN; encoded by the coding sequence ATGCCTACCGAGTTAGAATCTTGGCTTATATTGAATCAAATTTCAGTTATTGGTCCTGTTAAATTTAAGAAACTTTTAGATTACTTTGGTAATATCGAAAAGGTTCTATTGTCGTCTGTAAGTGATTTATTGCAGGTTGAAGATATTAATGAAAAAACTGCAAATGTAATTGTTGCTGAGCGAAAAAAAATAGATGTTCGGAAAGAAATTGAAGAAGCGGCCTTTAATAATGTAAATATTATTACATCAGGTATGGATGAGTATCCGCAGGTATTAAAGACGATTTACGATTATCCTCCTGTTCTTTATGTTAAAGGTCAAGTAAAGGAATGCGATGTCGTTTCAGTTGCTGTTGTGGGAACCAGAAAAATTACAACTTACGGGAAGTCTGTTTGTGAATATCTTGCGCGGGAACTTGTTAATGCAGGAATTACAGTGATAAGCGGTCTGGCAAGGGGAATTGATACTGTAGCACATACGATAGCAGTTGAAGAAAAAGGAAGAACAATCGCTGTTTTGGGGAATGGTTTATCGAATTGTTATCCGCCGGAAAATAGAAAACTTGAAGACCGTATTGCTGAAAATGGTGCTGTGATTTCTGAATTTAGTATGCATACTAAACCTGACAGGCAAAATTTTCCCCGTAGAAACCGTTTAATAAGCGGTCTTTCTTTAGGTGTTATAGTTGTTGAAGCGGATGAAAAAAGCGGTGCTTTAATAACAGCAAAATATGCTATTGAACAAGGTAGGGAGGTTTTTGCTGTACCCGGGAGTATTTTTTCGAAATATTCAAAAGGTACCCATCAACTGATAAAACAAGGGGCGAAACTTGTTGAAACGATTGATGATATTATAAGCGAAATCAACATCTTGAAAAATTTTGTTGAAAGGACTAATAAAAATTTAAAGTTGGTAAAGCAAAATAAAAATTTAAGTGAAGATGCTAAGTTGGTTTTTGAATCGATAAGTTTTGAACCGGTTTATATCGATTTAATAGCCGAGAATACAAAAATACCGTTTGAAAAACTTTCTTCGGTTCTTTTAGAGCTTATTATAGGCGGATTTATTTCTGAGTTACCCGGAAAAATGTACATAAGGAAGAAATATGATAATTAG
- a CDS encoding NlpC/P60 family protein, translating to MKKTFLFIISYFLFFNFLYSEYYIQAGVFRDKESAKNLLVYLASHNYSATLNFNNNYKVIVGPYKEKEKAEFAVSKLLSEENISANLVDEFNENKTVLAEEDVDISEEVVAELVNFAFDFLGVRYKYGGMDPEKGIDCSYFVQTIYESLGTILPRTSRLQFKIGKKIKLDELMPGDLVFFKKNTYGSRISHVGLYIGNDEFIHASYGAQKVTISSLNEMYFKSRFMGARRPL from the coding sequence ATGAAAAAGACTTTCTTGTTTATTATTTCTTACTTCTTATTTTTTAATTTTCTTTACTCTGAATATTATATTCAAGCGGGGGTTTTTAGAGATAAGGAGTCTGCAAAGAATTTATTGGTTTATCTTGCAAGTCATAACTACAGCGCAACGCTTAATTTCAATAATAATTACAAAGTAATAGTCGGTCCATATAAGGAAAAAGAAAAAGCAGAATTTGCCGTTTCAAAGTTGCTTTCAGAAGAGAATATATCTGCAAACTTAGTAGATGAGTTTAATGAAAATAAAACCGTTCTTGCTGAAGAAGATGTGGATATTTCAGAAGAAGTAGTTGCTGAATTAGTTAACTTTGCGTTTGATTTTTTGGGTGTTAGATATAAATATGGCGGTATGGATCCCGAAAAAGGTATTGACTGTTCCTATTTTGTACAGACGATTTATGAATCATTAGGTACTATTTTACCAAGAACTTCCCGTTTACAATTCAAAATCGGTAAAAAAATAAAGTTAGATGAGTTGATGCCGGGAGATCTTGTGTTTTTTAAAAAGAATACATACGGGTCAAGAATCAGTCATGTCGGACTATATATTGGTAATGATGAGTTTATACATGCCTCTTACGGTGCACAAAAGGTTACTATTAGTTCTCTTAATGAAATGTACTTCAAGAGTAGATTTATGGGTGCCCGCCGGCCTTTATAA
- a CDS encoding tetratricopeptide repeat protein, with protein sequence MRKFVLFVLIVIGIIYWATDFVKTGKLQKFIDDNSGENWAPTAQFYLGNIYQTASKYEKAEFCFNHLVEKYPKSKYKVDSLYLIGIIYEDTKRFGQARDMYKKILEEYPDYPDIYRVKTKYEMLLNY encoded by the coding sequence ATGAGAAAGTTCGTACTTTTTGTTCTTATAGTTATAGGAATTATTTACTGGGCGACCGATTTTGTTAAAACCGGAAAATTACAAAAATTTATTGATGATAACTCCGGTGAAAATTGGGCGCCTACGGCTCAGTTTTATTTAGGGAATATTTACCAAACGGCATCTAAATATGAAAAAGCAGAATTTTGTTTTAACCATTTGGTGGAAAAATATCCTAAATCTAAATATAAAGTTGACTCGTTATATTTAATAGGTATAATTTACGAAGATACTAAAAGATTTGGACAGGCAAGAGATATGTACAAAAAGATATTGGAGGAATATCCGGACTATCCTGATATATATAGAGTAAAGACAAAATATGAAATGCTGTTAAATTATTAA
- a CDS encoding PorV/PorQ family protein: MKNINYHIPGCLYINRLLTILLLASCFLLVDSGLSAAGKTSSEFLLIPKGARASAMAGAFTSVSDDSTAVFYNIAGLGFTNETKVSLSHSEWLEDMKFENVSCIMPLRNRFSLGFGIEYLGISGIKGMETQTSQIEEFSSHDLSSVIGISYLLNKNISFGLSSKYIESKIDDKKSVALAIDIGTIYEKKINSYKIFTAGLNIQNIELKRHKYIDVKENLPTKFVAGISYRPLGKILLMSSDFVLMRDSKPYADIGTEILIYDILNLRGGYKFDSSFETSSRITLGIGIVFDLITVDYAYLPFDPLSDTHIFSINYKFK, encoded by the coding sequence ATGAAAAATATAAATTATCATATACCGGGATGTTTATATATCAACAGGTTATTAACTATCTTGCTTCTTGCTTCTTGCTTCTTGCTTGTGGATAGCGGTCTTTCTGCTGCAGGTAAAACTTCCTCAGAATTTCTTCTGATACCAAAAGGAGCGAGAGCATCGGCAATGGCAGGAGCTTTTACATCGGTATCGGATGATTCAACAGCAGTTTTTTATAATATTGCAGGTTTGGGATTTACGAATGAAACGAAAGTATCATTATCGCATAGCGAGTGGCTTGAAGATATGAAATTTGAGAATGTGTCTTGTATTATGCCGTTAAGAAACAGATTTTCACTTGGATTTGGTATCGAATATCTTGGCATAAGCGGGATTAAAGGAATGGAAACTCAAACTTCACAAATAGAGGAGTTCAGTTCTCATGATTTATCTTCAGTTATAGGTATTTCATATTTGTTAAATAAAAACATTTCATTTGGGTTAAGTTCTAAGTATATTGAAAGCAAAATTGATGATAAAAAATCTGTTGCTCTGGCAATTGATATAGGTACTATATATGAAAAGAAAATAAATTCATACAAAATATTTACTGCCGGATTAAATATTCAGAATATAGAATTAAAAAGGCATAAATATATTGATGTCAAAGAGAACCTTCCTACTAAATTCGTTGCCGGGATTTCATACCGCCCGCTCGGCAAAATCCTGTTAATGTCATCAGATTTTGTATTAATGAGGGACTCTAAACCCTATGCTGATATCGGTACTGAAATACTAATTTATGATATCCTAAATTTAAGGGGTGGTTATAAGTTTGATTCGTCTTTTGAGACATCTTCAAGGATTACGCTTGGGATTGGAATAGTTTTTGATTTAATAACAGTTGATTATGCATATCTGCCGTTTGATCCGCTTAGCGACACTCACATATTTTCCATTAACTATAAGTTCAAATGA
- a CDS encoding BsuPI-related putative proteinase inhibitor — translation MAELPNYNKQAKTGLNQYPIAIKLNGNRVSVLDWFLRLINIKSESDLDPEEYKETFLKFVFLCFLIFGFSTQKIYAVSTILSPYKSAYSIQYIPINGTASYDTKKVEIAIEQVDSKTYWDGKCWVGENPIWLVCQGTSSWTYKFSTYFSENLTYNIKSRATDNSGNIETPDNGITYIIDLRPPYSGISFPGNKQVYSDIPKIYGQSNDSASGVAFTRVCLKDITDNTYWDGQGWNTSEIWVRTEDANSFSMLVSIWKVAHFYNVVSQAVDFAGIEGEVGSGITFSVISAIEFSAKTLKTTYLYGEPVDVEIVLENTSASTQVLDFPSTKIFDFTIDNLYRYSDDKTFILSETPRTLKPGKTTYTEKINKTFSIGHYVITAQVEKLNLVSKYAFNVVSDIIAPSIILQPVADGQFRYFSIPVVADINDNSKISSVVLHSGINSWQMININGDLWSGVIPAEYNNSSSLTYYVEAIDSSGNRTTTDIKTISIKEIPLPELDNISVNAVQNNNYLIGITNFAGLDKVFYRVYYDRGTGAIDYSSPIGIIDSENKNITTPELNSVGEYKFAIVPITSEIENSDVNIKDIPASRILIKTSGPLLSGEEESALFEEEKISHLKRYLTILKIPPEIAVSNLDISISQPDAATTGKILLEKPANMICVSEPRTIISEEPISSGVTKTISDTIISQKLPIVIQYADLDNDGYLDGTSIKETTLVILRYDEVEHKWIGGFETVTNISQNYCSTFVDRTGTYAIFSVINIYPEEVRNLKGYPTVECKAKIEWEPSLASMTDLYNIYYKNEGYYEKSYYAKYHIYWDKGHGTIDYSNPVAELTEPDASSWISQSLDEGLYKFAVRVVDIEGTEEQNINYVTVNINKKSEASASIRIPKDGKRLKGNAVTVIADATANTTGVLFQYKDSGEEWTKIDMIDKKPPFAVYWNLSGLKNGEYRLRTIAYDLLNLPEENPVEITVYVDDSNWDISEDGNPSVNPNDQHIKQEKITTPTEPVTPVVPTEPVTSVTTAEPAETEVIIADGTSAIVPVGVVEDGSILEIKELATTEVPVPAVNSSIEPVGVFREFSFTDGQSQFDEEITISLPFPDDDNNGVVDGTDVKTEDLTICYLDEKAKEWKNVDNRSGLGDGTNPGQGDGRDNSKNGGTNNPNNSDNKNNKKVLLSSKLSKTISAKVNHFTKFGVFAKVTKLNLNSVVVYPNPYRPSRGHTHVTFDGLTENVNIRIYTVAGRLAEEFEAVTDGTYNWCPSVASGVYIYYIEDKNGRGKTKGKLAVIR, via the coding sequence ATGGCTGAACTACCGAACTATAATAAACAGGCAAAGACCGGTTTGAACCAATATCCTATTGCTATAAAACTTAATGGCAATAGAGTGTCGGTTTTAGATTGGTTTTTACGTTTAATAAATATAAAAAGTGAAAGTGACCTGGATCCGGAAGAATATAAAGAAACATTCTTAAAATTTGTTTTCCTGTGTTTTTTAATTTTTGGATTTAGTACGCAAAAAATTTATGCTGTTTCTACAATTCTTAGTCCTTATAAATCTGCCTATAGTATCCAATACATACCGATAAACGGGACAGCCTCTTATGATACAAAAAAAGTGGAAATTGCAATTGAGCAGGTCGATTCAAAAACATACTGGGATGGAAAATGCTGGGTCGGGGAAAATCCTATCTGGCTTGTATGTCAGGGAACATCTTCATGGACATATAAATTTTCAACCTACTTTTCAGAAAACCTCACCTATAATATAAAATCACGTGCAACTGATAATTCGGGCAATATTGAAACACCCGATAATGGTATAACCTATATAATAGATTTGCGCCCGCCATATTCAGGTATTTCATTTCCGGGAAACAAACAAGTTTATTCAGATATACCAAAGATTTATGGTCAGTCAAACGATTCTGCGTCCGGTGTTGCTTTTACAAGAGTTTGCCTTAAAGATATAACAGATAATACATACTGGGATGGACAAGGTTGGAATACCAGCGAGATTTGGGTTAGAACCGAAGATGCAAATTCATTTTCTATGCTGGTTTCTATATGGAAAGTGGCTCATTTCTATAATGTAGTTTCTCAGGCAGTTGATTTTGCAGGTATTGAAGGCGAAGTAGGTTCCGGCATAACATTTTCTGTTATTTCAGCAATTGAATTTTCAGCCAAAACATTAAAAACAACATATCTATATGGCGAGCCGGTAGATGTTGAAATTGTACTTGAAAACACTTCAGCTTCAACCCAAGTTTTAGATTTCCCTTCAACAAAAATATTTGATTTTACAATTGACAATCTATATCGTTATTCTGACGATAAAACATTTATTTTATCAGAAACACCGCGTACTTTAAAGCCGGGTAAAACAACTTACACGGAAAAAATTAATAAAACATTTTCCATAGGGCATTATGTTATAACAGCTCAGGTAGAGAAACTTAATTTAGTATCAAAATATGCTTTTAATGTTGTCTCGGATATAATTGCCCCTTCTATAATACTTCAACCCGTTGCGGATGGTCAGTTTAGATACTTTTCCATACCTGTTGTTGCTGATATTAATGATAATTCTAAAATTTCTTCTGTTGTTCTTCATAGTGGCATAAATTCCTGGCAGATGATAAATATTAACGGTGATTTGTGGTCAGGAGTTATTCCCGCAGAATATAACAATTCATCTTCTTTAACGTATTACGTAGAAGCAATTGATTCATCCGGCAATAGAACTACAACAGACATTAAGACAATATCAATAAAGGAAATTCCATTACCTGAATTAGACAATATTTCTGTAAATGCAGTACAGAACAATAATTATTTAATAGGTATTACTAATTTTGCCGGTTTAGATAAAGTATTTTACAGAGTTTACTACGATAGGGGAACTGGCGCAATCGACTATTCGTCTCCGATCGGTATTATTGATTCTGAAAATAAAAATATTACGACTCCGGAACTCAATTCGGTAGGTGAATATAAATTTGCAATTGTTCCGATTACAAGTGAAATTGAAAACAGCGATGTTAACATTAAAGATATTCCTGCTTCACGGATTCTGATAAAAACATCAGGACCTTTATTGTCTGGAGAAGAGGAATCTGCACTATTTGAAGAAGAAAAAATAAGTCATTTAAAAAGATATTTAACCATATTAAAAATACCGCCAGAAATTGCGGTTTCAAATTTAGACATTTCTATTTCACAACCCGATGCTGCAACAACAGGAAAAATTCTTTTGGAAAAACCGGCAAATATGATATGCGTTTCTGAACCAAGAACAATTATTTCAGAGGAGCCTATAAGTAGTGGAGTAACTAAAACAATCAGTGATACAATAATATCACAAAAACTTCCTATTGTGATACAATATGCAGATTTAGACAACGATGGTTATCTTGACGGTACAAGTATAAAAGAGACGACACTTGTTATACTGAGATATGACGAAGTTGAACATAAATGGATTGGAGGTTTTGAAACAGTTACAAATATATCACAAAATTATTGCAGTACTTTCGTTGACAGGACAGGAACATATGCAATTTTTTCAGTAATTAATATTTATCCTGAAGAGGTGAGAAATCTAAAAGGATATCCCACGGTAGAATGCAAAGCGAAAATAGAATGGGAACCCTCATTAGCATCTATGACGGATCTGTACAATATTTACTATAAAAATGAGGGTTACTACGAGAAGTCGTATTATGCAAAATATCATATTTACTGGGATAAGGGACATGGAACTATTGATTATTCTAACCCTGTTGCAGAACTAACAGAGCCGGATGCATCATCATGGATTTCGCAATCGCTGGATGAAGGACTTTATAAGTTTGCAGTAAGGGTAGTTGATATTGAAGGTACTGAAGAACAAAATATAAATTATGTCACTGTAAATATCAATAAAAAAAGTGAAGCAAGTGCAAGCATAAGAATACCGAAAGATGGTAAGCGTTTAAAAGGTAATGCGGTTACTGTTATTGCTGACGCCACAGCTAATACAACAGGCGTTTTATTCCAGTATAAAGATAGCGGTGAGGAATGGACAAAAATAGACATGATTGATAAAAAGCCGCCTTTTGCCGTATATTGGAATCTTTCCGGATTAAAAAATGGTGAATACAGGCTTCGTACAATTGCATATGACCTTTTAAATTTGCCGGAAGAAAATCCGGTTGAAATTACTGTTTACGTGGATGATTCCAATTGGGATATTTCAGAAGACGGAAATCCATCGGTAAATCCAAATGATCAGCATATAAAACAAGAAAAAATCACTACACCTACTGAACCTGTTACTCCTGTTGTTCCTACTGAGCCTGTTACGTCTGTTACGACCGCTGAACCTGCTGAGACAGAAGTAATTATAGCTGATGGCACCAGTGCAATTGTTCCGGTAGGGGTAGTTGAAGACGGAAGTATATTGGAAATAAAGGAATTAGCAACCACTGAAGTTCCGGTTCCCGCAGTGAATAGTTCAATAGAACCGGTTGGTGTTTTCAGGGAATTTAGTTTTACGGATGGGCAATCGCAGTTTGATGAAGAAATAACAATCTCATTACCGTTTCCCGATGATGACAATAATGGTGTTGTTGACGGAACAGATGTAAAAACAGAAGATCTTACTATTTGTTATTTGGATGAAAAAGCGAAAGAATGGAAAAATGTAGATAACCGTTCAGGTCTTGGCGACGGGACTAATCCGGGGCAAGGTGACGGCAGGGATAATTCAAAAAACGGCGGAACAAACAACCCGAATAATTCAGATAATAAAAATAATAAAAAAGTTTTACTATCATCAAAATTATCCAAGACTATTTCGGCAAAAGTGAACCACTTTACGAAATTTGGTGTTTTTGCAAAAGTTACAAAATTAAATTTAAACAGCGTTGTTGTTTATCCTAATCCGTATAGACCGTCTAGGGGGCACACACATGTTACATTTGATGGGCTTACGGAAAATGTAAATATTAGAATCTATACTGTTGCCGGGCGTCTTGCCGAAGAATTTGAAGCAGTAACAGACGGAACTTACAATTGGTGTCCATCCGTTGCTTCGGGTGTTTATATCTATTATATTGAAGATAAAAACGGCAGAGGCAAAACAAAAGGCAAATTGGCGGTAATAAGATGA
- a CDS encoding SEC59/DGK1/VTE5 family protein, whose protein sequence is MSPEFKRKLSHWCILLVPIFYIFLFSRYKVLIILGILIILVVIFELMRQKNEKLNQKYLEMFGDICRAEEINNTSTLVYSLSGIFFTIYFFEKKYALLAIFFLTFGDGFAALVGERCGRHKICRKKSWEGSAANLLACLVTGFLFKYFSQITFLQIILGSVAATIIEILPVKDNLLIPVVSAFVMTLLR, encoded by the coding sequence ATGAGTCCCGAATTTAAAAGAAAATTATCGCATTGGTGTATATTGTTGGTACCGATTTTTTATATTTTTTTATTTTCAAGATATAAAGTGCTTATAATTCTGGGTATTTTAATAATACTTGTAGTAATTTTTGAGTTAATGCGGCAAAAAAATGAAAAACTTAACCAAAAATATCTAGAAATGTTTGGAGATATTTGTAGAGCAGAAGAGATAAATAACACATCTACCCTTGTTTATTCGCTTTCCGGTATTTTTTTTACAATATATTTTTTTGAAAAGAAATATGCACTCCTCGCCATTTTTTTTCTTACTTTTGGCGACGGTTTTGCTGCCCTGGTAGGTGAAAGATGCGGCCGTCATAAGATTTGCAGGAAGAAAAGTTGGGAAGGATCAGCTGCTAATTTATTAGCCTGCCTGGTTACCGGATTTTTATTTAAATATTTTAGTCAAATAACTTTTTTGCAAATAATATTAGGTTCAGTTGCCGCGACAATTATTGAAATCCTGCCAGTCAAAGACAATTTACTTATTCCCGTTGTTTCCGCTTTTGTAATGACCCTTTTAAGATAA
- a CDS encoding Rne/Rng family ribonuclease — protein sequence MKEILANCTEDEIRVAIVEDGHLTDLFIERLGEENLVGNIYRSKVVSVLDGIQASFVNIGVSKNGYLPFSELTISKSELPKVKNILVQVTKGALGTKGCKLTQQISLPGHYLVYMPSSFNVGISKNISDDKERFRLKSIIEEIKPATGGLIVRSEGVGKEKDVFKREIKYLVRLWETINRKYESAPGISLLHRDLGLVFKTVRDYLNDEVSAFFIDSKDEYEDTLNFVEMVSPRFKDKIHLYKGKTPIFDMNNVEQQIKNIQKQKIKLPSGGYIIIQEAETLCAIDVNSGKFTKAGSIHEIVLKTNIEAIYEIAAQLRLRNIGGIIVLDLIDMKHSSDRKKVFRLLTELVKKDKAKTEVLPVTKLGLIEMTRQRKMESIVNFLSETCPYCEGSGKVLSRETMAIKIKKEIIKLVTRGGEQPVRLIVHPDIAEIFDEEYVKKIEDKIGRKMNVEGNSQIHREDYKIILGN from the coding sequence ATGAAAGAAATTTTGGCAAATTGTACCGAAGATGAAATAAGAGTTGCAATAGTAGAGGATGGACATCTTACAGATTTGTTTATTGAGCGATTAGGTGAGGAAAATCTTGTTGGCAATATTTACAGGAGTAAAGTTGTATCGGTGCTTGACGGCATCCAGGCATCTTTTGTTAATATAGGTGTTTCAAAAAATGGATATCTTCCATTTTCAGAATTGACGATTAGTAAATCAGAACTGCCAAAAGTAAAAAATATACTCGTTCAGGTTACTAAAGGCGCGCTTGGTACTAAAGGTTGTAAACTAACCCAGCAGATTTCTCTTCCCGGTCATTATCTGGTCTATATGCCCAGTTCTTTCAATGTGGGTATCTCAAAAAACATTAGTGATGATAAAGAAAGGTTCCGTCTCAAGTCAATAATAGAAGAAATAAAACCGGCGACCGGCGGTTTAATCGTAAGAAGCGAAGGCGTGGGCAAAGAAAAAGATGTTTTTAAGCGCGAGATAAAATACCTGGTAAGATTGTGGGAAACAATTAACAGGAAATATGAATCAGCACCCGGTATTTCGCTTTTACATAGAGATTTAGGATTAGTTTTCAAAACAGTGAGAGATTATCTTAATGATGAAGTTAGCGCATTTTTCATTGACTCGAAGGATGAATATGAAGATACTCTTAATTTTGTCGAGATGGTATCTCCAAGATTTAAGGATAAAATTCACTTATATAAAGGTAAGACACCGATTTTTGATATGAATAATGTTGAACAGCAGATTAAAAATATTCAGAAACAAAAAATTAAGCTTCCGTCCGGCGGGTATATAATAATACAGGAAGCTGAAACATTGTGCGCCATTGATGTTAATAGCGGTAAGTTTACCAAAGCAGGTTCTATACATGAGATAGTTTTAAAGACAAATATTGAGGCCATTTATGAGATTGCCGCCCAATTGCGTTTAAGAAATATTGGCGGGATAATTGTTCTTGATTTAATTGATATGAAACATTCAAGTGACAGGAAAAAAGTATTCAGACTTTTAACCGAACTTGTGAAAAAAGACAAGGCAAAAACGGAAGTTTTACCTGTTACAAAATTAGGGCTTATTGAAATGACAAGGCAGAGAAAAATGGAAAGTATTGTTAATTTTTTATCTGAGACTTGCCCTTATTGTGAGGGCAGCGGTAAGGTTTTGTCAAGAGAAACAATGGCTATAAAGATAAAAAAGGAAATAATAAAACTTGTTACTCGCGGCGGAGAACAGCCAGTTCGCCTTATAGTACATCCGGATATTGCAGAAATATTCGATGAAGAGTATGTAAAAAAGATTGAGGATAAAATAGGCAGAAAAATGAATGTTGAGGGAAATTCGCAAATACACAGAGAAGATTATAAGATAATATTAGGAAATTGA